One Ignavibacteriota bacterium DNA segment encodes these proteins:
- a CDS encoding flavin reductase, producing MERSSPIEVIPYALWICSTGGAGHVSSIVVTWVTQLSFSPQLIGMSLETGSEFLGQVRNNGSFTLAMLPREGGKDIAKRIMKAGAMPLPPAFAELFRTDSSWYGAPHGALGALRCTVSALTPTGDHTLVTGTVLGEERWIEGNPLHLSDTGWRYTKPGAEAPPTPSQD from the coding sequence ATGGAACGCTCAAGTCCGATAGAGGTTATCCCGTATGCCCTCTGGATCTGTTCAACGGGTGGTGCCGGCCACGTCTCTTCGATCGTTGTCACCTGGGTGACCCAACTTTCATTTTCTCCGCAGCTTATTGGAATGTCCCTGGAGACGGGGAGCGAGTTCCTCGGCCAGGTGCGGAACAATGGATCGTTCACGCTGGCGATGCTCCCGCGCGAGGGGGGGAAGGATATAGCCAAACGCATCATGAAGGCTGGAGCTATGCCGCTTCCCCCGGCATTCGCAGAGTTGTTCCGGACCGATAGTTCCTGGTATGGGGCACCCCACGGAGCCCTCGGAGCACTGCGGTGCACGGTCAGCGCGCTTACCCCGACAGGGGACCACACGCTCGTCACCGGAACGGTGCTCGGCGAGGAGCGGTGGATCGAGGGGAATCCGCTCCATCTGAGCGACACGGGCTGGCGTTATACGAAACCGGGGGCCGAGGCGCCTCCGACACCATCACAGGACTGA
- a CDS encoding PDZ domain-containing protein yields MTLGIVPDVGESSTGMKVSGVRPNGAGEKAGLKAGDILIAMGGKKIMNIYDYMGMLGELKAGDEVMLEVNRDGKVVQLKAVMQKRN; encoded by the coding sequence GTGACGCTCGGTATCGTGCCCGATGTGGGAGAGAGCAGCACGGGCATGAAGGTGAGCGGTGTGCGTCCGAACGGCGCGGGTGAGAAAGCCGGACTGAAAGCGGGAGATATCCTGATCGCGATGGGCGGCAAGAAGATCATGAACATCTACGATTACATGGGGATGCTGGGCGAACTGAAGGCGGGAGACGAAGTGATGTTGGAAGTGAACCGTGACGGCAAGGTGGTCCAGCTCAAGGCCGTGATGCAAAAACGCAACTGA
- a CDS encoding M28 family peptidase has translation MKNTLLILLLCAATLPVAAQTNPAAITAAELREHVRYLASDELAGRGSGTKGNDEAAIYIAAKLKVAGLKPAGINNTYFQPFEFVSAVKLGDKNTAELEGPAGDRSLKVDVDFRPFGFSGSAAVEGPLVFVGYGVAAPEKQYDDFAGIDVKGKVVVMFRYGPDGASPRSEFQRHTGLRNKARVARDKGAVAMILINGPADEGEDGLYKLALDQGAGSSGIVAVSMKRDLLEPYFRAAGWPLKVLQDTMRAQLQPKSFELKDCSASFDISVNRVSSQTSNIVAYIEGNDPLLKDEVIVLGAHMDHLGMGGPGSGSMVPDTLAIHNGADDNASGTASLLELAQAIGSQAATVRRSYVFAFFSGEELGTLGSQAYVSMPFFPLAQTIAMLNMDMVGRLQNKALSIGGTGTSTIWPGLITRHSADTTFSITMNPDGFGPSDHASFYGKDVPVLFFFTGTHDDYHKPSDDAEKINFAGHEKITKLVNAIVSDLDTMSARPPLCVSRSRQQAVAVEVATAGASP, from the coding sequence GTGAAGAACACCCTGCTGATATTGCTGCTGTGCGCGGCTACCCTGCCCGTGGCAGCGCAGACCAACCCGGCAGCCATCACTGCGGCAGAACTCCGGGAGCATGTCCGGTATCTGGCCTCGGACGAGCTGGCCGGGCGCGGGTCCGGGACGAAGGGCAACGATGAAGCAGCCATCTACATCGCGGCCAAGCTCAAGGTCGCTGGTTTGAAGCCGGCCGGCATCAACAACACCTATTTCCAGCCGTTCGAATTCGTGTCCGCGGTGAAACTTGGCGACAAGAATACCGCTGAACTCGAAGGGCCTGCGGGCGATCGCTCGTTGAAGGTGGACGTGGACTTCCGGCCCTTCGGATTCTCCGGGTCGGCCGCGGTGGAGGGCCCCCTGGTGTTCGTCGGATACGGCGTCGCCGCTCCCGAGAAACAGTATGACGATTTTGCGGGGATCGATGTGAAGGGAAAGGTCGTGGTCATGTTCCGCTACGGGCCGGACGGAGCCTCGCCGCGGAGCGAGTTCCAGCGTCACACAGGATTACGGAACAAGGCGCGTGTTGCGCGCGATAAAGGTGCGGTGGCCATGATCCTGATCAATGGCCCCGCGGACGAGGGCGAGGATGGGCTCTACAAGCTGGCGCTCGACCAGGGCGCAGGATCATCCGGGATCGTTGCCGTTTCGATGAAGCGCGACCTCCTCGAGCCGTACTTTCGCGCGGCAGGCTGGCCCCTGAAGGTCCTGCAGGACACCATGCGCGCACAGCTGCAGCCAAAAAGCTTCGAGTTGAAGGACTGCAGCGCTTCGTTCGATATCAGCGTGAACCGTGTGAGCAGCCAGACGTCGAACATCGTCGCGTATATCGAAGGCAACGATCCGCTCCTGAAGGATGAGGTCATCGTGCTGGGCGCCCACATGGATCACCTGGGCATGGGCGGGCCCGGGTCGGGTTCCATGGTTCCGGACACCCTGGCGATCCATAACGGGGCCGACGACAACGCGTCGGGCACCGCTTCCCTGCTCGAACTTGCACAGGCGATCGGGTCGCAAGCAGCCACCGTGCGCCGCTCGTATGTGTTCGCCTTCTTCTCGGGCGAAGAGCTCGGGACCCTCGGCTCGCAGGCGTATGTCTCGATGCCGTTCTTCCCGCTCGCACAGACGATCGCCATGCTGAACATGGATATGGTCGGTCGGCTGCAGAACAAGGCGCTGTCGATCGGGGGGACGGGAACCTCGACCATTTGGCCTGGCTTGATCACCCGCCATAGCGCCGACACTACGTTCTCGATCACGATGAACCCTGACGGGTTCGGCCCCAGTGACCATGCGAGCTTTTACGGCAAGGATGTTCCGGTGCTGTTCTTCTTCACCGGCACCCATGACGATTATCATAAGCCTTCGGATGATGCCGAAAAGATCAATTTTGCCGGCCACGAGAAGATCACGAAGCTTGTGAACGCGATCGTGAGCGATCTCGATACGATGTCGGCCCGCCCCCCTTTGTGCGTGTCCAGATCGCGGCAGCAGGCCGTGGCAGTGGAAGTGGCGACAGCCGGAGCTTCACCGTGA
- a CDS encoding PD40 domain-containing protein, producing MMLASLTLCSLHVPVATAQSPALLPGETHLANIRQLTFGGENAEGYFSFDETRLIFQATHAPRTCDAQYVMNLADASFSMVSTGTGRTTCGYFLPGDTTILFASTHAASADCPPVPDHSQGYVWAIYPSYDIYTARLDGSGITPLAAAPGYDAEATVSPRGDRIVFTSTRDGDLDLYSMKTDGSDIRRLTNELGYDGGAFYSWDGATIVYRAWHQADSASAATYKGLLASDLVKPSRMELFVMNADGSGRRQITNNGAANFAPFFHPDNKHIIFASNLSDTRGRNFDLYMIGVDGQGLTRITFNETFDGFPMFTRDGKKLVFASNRGAKVRGETNLFIADWVTDSVTHKKHDHH from the coding sequence ATGATGCTGGCCTCGCTCACCCTCTGTTCGCTCCACGTGCCGGTCGCCACCGCGCAATCACCTGCACTGCTTCCCGGCGAGACCCACCTGGCCAACATCCGTCAGCTCACCTTTGGCGGCGAGAACGCTGAAGGCTACTTCTCTTTTGACGAGACCAGGCTGATCTTTCAAGCGACGCACGCTCCCCGCACATGCGATGCTCAGTACGTCATGAACCTCGCCGATGCTTCCTTCTCGATGGTCAGCACCGGAACCGGCAGGACGACCTGCGGCTATTTCCTCCCCGGGGACACGACCATTCTGTTTGCTTCGACCCATGCCGCAAGCGCGGATTGTCCGCCGGTGCCGGACCACTCCCAGGGATATGTCTGGGCGATCTATCCGTCCTACGACATCTACACCGCGCGTCTCGATGGCAGCGGCATCACGCCTCTTGCGGCGGCTCCCGGGTACGACGCTGAAGCAACGGTATCTCCCCGCGGAGACCGGATCGTCTTCACTTCCACGCGTGACGGAGACCTCGATCTGTATTCGATGAAGACCGATGGAAGCGATATCCGCAGGTTGACGAACGAATTGGGGTATGACGGCGGGGCATTCTACTCGTGGGATGGGGCAACGATCGTGTACCGCGCGTGGCACCAGGCGGACAGCGCATCCGCGGCGACGTACAAGGGGTTACTGGCATCGGATCTTGTGAAGCCTTCCAGGATGGAGTTGTTCGTCATGAACGCCGACGGTTCGGGGCGCCGCCAGATCACCAACAACGGTGCGGCGAATTTTGCACCGTTCTTCCACCCGGACAATAAGCACATCATCTTTGCCTCCAACCTTTCGGATACACGTGGAAGAAACTTTGATCTGTATATGATAGGTGTTGATGGACAAGGACTTACCCGCATCACCTTCAACGAGACGTTTGATGGTTTCCCGATGTTCACCCGCGATGGGAAGAAGCTGGTGTTCGCGTCCAACCGTGGCGCGAAGGTGCGGGGTGAGACGAATCTTTTCATCGCCGACTGGGTCACAGATTCGGTTACGCACAAGAAGCACGACCACCACTGA
- a CDS encoding GatB/YqeY domain-containing protein: protein MSLREKIAEDMKTAMKSGQTRRLETLRSIKAAMLEKEISMRGGPTQMSPEDELGVVMSAAKRRKESIEMFAQGGRQDLVAEETEELAIIQEYLPKQLGRPEIEAIVRDVIAQTGAKSAADFGKVMPLTMKQLKGKADGKLIQDIVKELLAGA from the coding sequence ATGTCCCTGAGAGAAAAGATCGCTGAAGATATGAAAACCGCCATGAAAAGCGGTCAAACCCGCCGCCTCGAAACGCTACGCTCGATCAAGGCGGCCATGCTGGAAAAAGAGATCTCGATGCGTGGTGGTCCCACGCAGATGTCCCCTGAGGATGAGCTCGGCGTGGTCATGAGCGCTGCCAAGCGCCGGAAAGAATCGATCGAGATGTTCGCCCAGGGCGGGAGGCAGGACCTTGTCGCGGAGGAAACGGAAGAACTCGCGATCATCCAGGAGTATCTCCCGAAACAGCTCGGCCGTCCGGAGATCGAAGCCATCGTCCGCGACGTGATCGCGCAGACCGGAGCGAAGTCCGCCGCCGACTTCGGCAAGGTGATGCCCCTGACGATGAAGCAGTTGAAAGGGAAGGCCGACGGCAAACTGATCCAGGACATCGTGAAGGAGCTCCTCGCTGGAGCCTGA
- a CDS encoding endonuclease MutS2: MGPFDIAIEKLEFVRVRQRVARYAVSDAARDLIENTPPLGDADAVRAELGRVTALKRLLEVEDSLPLEGMQHIRPAVQKAGVEGSILTPRELSQVGSTLRASRILRSSVHKRRDAHPAVWELVEALPFDKVLEFNIDQAIDETGAVRATASRELQSIRRAIADRYDDLRKRLESVLRGVSDLGFSQDEIITTREGRMVIPVKVEHKKRVPGFIHSASSSGATVFIEPTETLELNNEIRSLQFQEQREIERILRELTVAVGAQKPALLRMVEVLATVDVLQAKAKYSIEVLGVEPRVDDAGVVHLRDARHPLLIANHGRQGTIPLDLDLGGSYTTLLISGPNAGGKSVALKCLGVFALMTQSGMHIPAREDAVMPVFANMFVDIGDEQSIESDLSTFSSHLTNLKTIVRGATSRSLVLIDEIGTGTDPAEGGALAAAVLERLTHIRALTIATTHHGALKMFAHETPGIENGAMEFDQKTLAPTYRFRPGVPGSSYALEMADRLGFPTDLMERSRILLGGDHMRLDTLLQELEASAQEHRETSERLKSERARAEALVTEHTTKLAALTKESRELKRKAAEDARAIVERANATIEQAVKAIREQHASREVVREARSQVSAVRAAIEEIAHLPDPEPVADPSPEGPLKAGMTVILSGKTEAGEIEAISADGRTATVVFGIVRMRVPVHDLEATRKRKATRPTPSSSYLEKPEEVERELDLRGMTGDEALPLVDKFIDAAILAGLHRVDVIHGKGTGALRRRVTEFLANHPRVRSYRLGEWNEGGTGATVVELADQ; encoded by the coding sequence ATGGGTCCCTTCGACATCGCCATTGAGAAACTGGAATTCGTCAGGGTGCGGCAGCGTGTCGCGCGCTATGCCGTGTCCGATGCAGCCAGGGACTTGATCGAGAACACGCCTCCTCTCGGAGATGCTGATGCGGTCAGGGCCGAACTGGGGCGCGTCACTGCACTCAAGCGTCTCCTGGAGGTTGAAGATTCGCTCCCCCTCGAAGGGATGCAGCATATCCGTCCGGCTGTGCAGAAAGCCGGCGTCGAGGGGAGCATTCTCACCCCCCGCGAGCTGTCACAGGTGGGCAGCACCCTCCGCGCCTCGCGTATCCTCCGCTCCTCGGTGCACAAGCGGCGCGACGCCCATCCGGCCGTTTGGGAACTCGTGGAGGCCTTGCCGTTCGACAAGGTTCTCGAATTCAACATCGACCAGGCCATCGATGAGACCGGAGCCGTACGCGCCACGGCCTCACGCGAGCTGCAATCCATCCGGCGCGCGATCGCGGACCGGTACGACGACCTCCGCAAACGGCTGGAGTCGGTCCTGCGCGGCGTCTCTGATCTCGGCTTCAGCCAGGATGAGATCATCACCACCCGTGAAGGGCGGATGGTGATCCCCGTGAAGGTGGAGCACAAGAAACGCGTTCCGGGATTCATCCATAGCGCCTCTTCCAGCGGCGCAACGGTGTTCATCGAGCCGACGGAAACGCTGGAGCTGAACAACGAGATCAGGAGCCTTCAATTCCAGGAGCAGCGCGAGATCGAGCGCATCCTGCGCGAACTCACCGTGGCCGTCGGCGCGCAGAAGCCGGCTCTCCTCCGCATGGTCGAGGTCCTGGCCACCGTGGACGTCTTGCAGGCGAAAGCGAAGTATTCCATCGAGGTCCTTGGCGTTGAGCCACGCGTAGATGATGCCGGTGTCGTGCACCTCCGTGACGCGCGCCACCCGCTGCTGATCGCGAATCATGGCCGGCAGGGGACCATCCCGCTGGACCTCGACCTGGGAGGGTCGTACACGACGCTCCTCATCAGCGGTCCCAATGCGGGCGGCAAGAGCGTTGCGCTCAAATGCCTCGGCGTCTTCGCGCTCATGACGCAAAGCGGGATGCATATCCCGGCACGGGAAGATGCCGTGATGCCGGTCTTTGCGAATATGTTCGTGGATATCGGAGACGAGCAATCGATCGAGAGCGATCTCAGCACGTTCAGCTCGCATCTCACGAATCTCAAGACCATCGTACGCGGCGCAACTTCCCGCAGCCTCGTGCTGATCGATGAGATCGGCACAGGCACGGATCCCGCGGAAGGCGGCGCACTCGCCGCGGCAGTGCTCGAGCGTCTGACGCACATCAGAGCCCTCACGATCGCGACAACGCACCACGGCGCACTGAAGATGTTCGCACATGAAACGCCGGGGATCGAGAACGGCGCGATGGAATTCGACCAGAAGACGCTCGCGCCAACATACCGCTTCCGGCCGGGCGTGCCCGGAAGCAGTTATGCCCTGGAGATGGCCGACCGGCTCGGCTTCCCGACGGATCTCATGGAGCGGTCCCGTATCCTGCTCGGGGGCGATCATATGCGCCTCGATACGCTGCTCCAGGAACTGGAGGCCTCGGCCCAGGAACACCGTGAGACCTCGGAACGCCTCAAGAGTGAACGTGCGCGTGCTGAAGCACTCGTCACCGAGCACACGACAAAACTCGCCGCACTCACGAAGGAATCGCGCGAACTGAAACGCAAGGCCGCCGAAGACGCGCGTGCCATCGTGGAGCGTGCGAATGCGACGATCGAACAGGCGGTGAAGGCGATCCGCGAACAGCATGCATCGCGCGAGGTGGTGCGCGAAGCACGATCACAGGTCTCTGCCGTGCGGGCCGCGATCGAGGAGATAGCACACCTTCCCGATCCGGAACCCGTTGCGGATCCCTCGCCCGAAGGCCCGTTGAAGGCCGGCATGACGGTGATCCTGAGCGGGAAGACGGAAGCGGGAGAGATCGAAGCCATCTCCGCGGATGGCCGCACCGCAACGGTGGTGTTCGGGATCGTGCGGATGCGCGTCCCCGTTCATGACCTCGAGGCCACCCGGAAACGAAAAGCCACACGCCCAACGCCATCGTCGTCCTACCTTGAGAAACCGGAGGAGGTCGAACGGGAATTGGACCTGCGCGGGATGACCGGCGATGAAGCCCTTCCTCTGGTCGACAAGTTCATCGACGCGGCGATCCTTGCCGGGCTGCACCGCGTGGATGTGATCCACGGCAAGGGGACCGGCGCCCTTCGCCGGCGCGTGACGGAATTCCTGGCGAACCACCCGCGGGTGCGCTCGTACCGCCTCGGTGAGTGGAACGAAGGCGGCACCGGTGCCACGGTGGTGGAACTCGCGGACCAATGA
- the accC gene encoding acetyl-CoA carboxylase biotin carboxylase subunit — MTTKRPIRTVLIANRGEIAVRIIRTCREMGIRTVAVYSDADRMSPHVLMADAAYRLGPPPARESYLRMDVLLAVARESGTDAVHPGYGFLSENAAFAAAVQDAGLIWIGPPASAIRAMGDKTAARALMTKAGVPTVPGTDGPVGSREEAEAFCRTAGFPVLIKAAAGGGGKGMRVVQTGAELAGSLEQAQSEARSAFGDARVYIERYLEQPRHIEFQILADAHGAVIHLGERECSIQRRHQKVVEESPSVVLDEALRHTMGQTAVRAAQACGYVSAGTIEFLVDRDRRFYFLEMNTRLQVEHPITELRTGSDLVREQIRIASGEPLGITQDDVRFSGHAIECRICAEDPANGFLPSTGRITRLRAPAGPGVREDRGVNEGGEVSVYYDPMIAKLIVWAKDRRAAIERMRRALAEYEVEGVTTNIPACNFVLAHPSFETGTYDTGFFQRWYRPEEQPGPEQGEAEAMALLAVWLERNGDLASGSGEISGSGVVVSPASPAGREGWKAGRIRALRGGAA; from the coding sequence ATGACAACGAAGCGCCCCATACGAACGGTGTTGATCGCGAACCGCGGAGAGATCGCGGTGCGGATCATCCGTACCTGTCGCGAGATGGGGATCCGGACGGTCGCGGTGTATTCCGATGCCGACCGGATGAGTCCGCACGTGCTGATGGCCGACGCCGCGTACCGGCTGGGTCCGCCTCCTGCACGCGAGAGCTATCTCCGGATGGATGTGCTTCTTGCCGTGGCCCGCGAGTCCGGCACCGATGCCGTGCATCCGGGCTATGGTTTTCTCTCCGAGAACGCTGCGTTCGCGGCGGCTGTGCAAGATGCCGGACTCATCTGGATCGGGCCGCCGGCAAGCGCCATCCGCGCGATGGGGGACAAGACGGCGGCGCGCGCGCTCATGACCAAAGCAGGTGTGCCCACGGTTCCCGGGACCGACGGGCCCGTGGGGTCACGTGAGGAGGCCGAAGCGTTCTGCCGGACGGCGGGGTTTCCCGTCCTGATCAAAGCCGCCGCCGGCGGTGGAGGCAAGGGGATGCGCGTGGTGCAGACCGGAGCCGAACTCGCCGGGTCGCTGGAGCAGGCACAGTCGGAAGCCCGGTCGGCCTTCGGGGATGCGCGGGTCTACATCGAACGCTACCTTGAACAGCCACGTCATATCGAATTCCAGATACTCGCCGATGCGCATGGTGCCGTGATCCACCTCGGCGAGCGCGAATGCTCCATCCAGCGCCGCCACCAGAAGGTGGTGGAAGAGAGCCCGTCCGTTGTCCTCGATGAAGCGCTGCGCCACACCATGGGGCAGACCGCGGTCCGTGCCGCACAGGCATGCGGGTATGTGAGCGCAGGAACGATCGAGTTCCTCGTGGATCGGGACCGCAGGTTCTATTTCCTCGAGATGAATACACGCCTGCAGGTGGAACATCCGATCACGGAACTCCGTACAGGATCGGATCTGGTCCGCGAGCAGATCCGGATCGCCTCCGGCGAACCGCTCGGGATCACGCAGGACGATGTACGGTTTTCGGGACATGCCATCGAATGCCGCATTTGTGCAGAAGACCCCGCCAACGGCTTCCTGCCTTCCACAGGCAGGATCACCCGCCTCCGGGCTCCGGCGGGTCCGGGCGTCCGCGAGGACCGCGGCGTGAACGAAGGCGGTGAGGTTTCTGTCTACTACGACCCGATGATCGCCAAGTTGATCGTGTGGGCAAAGGACCGACGGGCTGCGATCGAGCGCATGCGTCGGGCGCTGGCGGAGTATGAGGTCGAGGGTGTCACAACGAATATCCCGGCATGCAATTTCGTCCTCGCTCATCCGTCATTTGAGACTGGGACGTACGATACGGGATTCTTCCAGCGCTGGTACCGTCCGGAGGAGCAGCCCGGGCCGGAACAAGGCGAAGCCGAAGCCATGGCACTCCTTGCGGTATGGTTGGAGCGGAATGGAGACCTGGCATCAGGGAGCGGCGAGATCTCTGGCAGCGGAGTTGTGGTTTCTCCCGCCTCGCCCGCAGGCAGGGAAGGATGGAAGGCCGGGCGGATACGGGCGCTGCGGGGAGGTGCCGCATGA
- a CDS encoding biotin/lipoyl-binding protein has protein sequence MNAIRYDVEVGGARIPVDADPEKGICLADTGRTADIVPVDGESWSVILGGRSYTLHVKRTADALRMRGRGPEVAVQMESERSRLLKLAGASAPRPEHGTRISAPMPALVMRIEVTAGQEVAAGQGLIVLEAMKMENEIRAPRAGRIASVPARVGSPVEKGEVLVILE, from the coding sequence ATGAACGCCATCCGCTATGACGTGGAGGTTGGCGGTGCGAGGATCCCGGTCGATGCTGATCCTGAAAAGGGCATCTGCCTTGCAGATACGGGCCGAACTGCGGATATTGTACCTGTGGATGGGGAAAGCTGGTCGGTGATCCTGGGAGGCCGTTCGTACACCCTCCACGTGAAAAGGACCGCCGATGCATTGCGGATGCGTGGCCGCGGTCCCGAAGTGGCGGTGCAGATGGAATCGGAGCGGTCACGCCTCTTGAAGCTTGCCGGCGCATCCGCGCCCAGGCCGGAGCATGGAACGCGGATATCCGCCCCCATGCCGGCGCTTGTGATGCGGATCGAGGTGACGGCCGGCCAGGAGGTGGCAGCAGGCCAGGGCCTTATCGTGCTTGAAGCCATGAAGATGGAGAATGAGATACGGGCCCCTCGTGCGGGCAGGATCGCCTCAGTGCCAGCAAGAGTTGGGAGCCCTGTTGAGAAAGGTGAAGTACTGGTCATACTCGAATGA
- a CDS encoding outer membrane protein transport protein → MEHSANAGGFQSGAPTARALGLGGAATALIGDQAGVFSNTASLSFMRGTNLALGATVTMPEYQFSGVLPSTATSKMNPQSMFPPSVSLSHTFANGLGIGISASIPYQIKTNWGESWVGSPIVISSEIRGVQVSPGVAFKIGKNLAAALGIQATFVRMDHSRRYGDVPDAQTGIFPTMSMTGSADVAYGFDIGLMYSPGDAFSLGLALRSKTTAEIINGTVTYTGDIGEPSSNSGGGTSFATTLTLPERVRAGFMLRPLDAFLVTGDVEYTRWSGVKGVTIRLGSPVSTRLIDQSGWKDVLAYRAGVEFTIADVTLRGGLGVEPSPVPDAELRPSLPDASGFRYSVGVGYAVEDGLVLDLGLQVERYADRTITDSHVLYGTDKYFNGTYAMSSTIFALTLSYSWK, encoded by the coding sequence ATGGAGCATTCAGCGAACGCTGGTGGATTCCAGTCCGGGGCACCCACGGCTCGTGCGCTCGGGCTCGGTGGGGCAGCGACCGCGCTCATCGGTGATCAAGCGGGTGTCTTTTCCAACACCGCCTCGTTGTCCTTCATGCGTGGGACGAATCTCGCACTGGGGGCAACCGTGACGATGCCAGAGTATCAGTTCAGCGGCGTGCTCCCGTCCACGGCAACGAGCAAGATGAATCCCCAATCGATGTTCCCTCCGAGCGTATCCCTCTCGCACACGTTCGCGAATGGACTCGGGATCGGCATCTCAGCGAGCATCCCGTATCAGATCAAGACAAACTGGGGAGAGAGTTGGGTGGGGAGCCCCATCGTCATCTCCTCTGAGATACGGGGAGTGCAGGTGTCACCCGGCGTCGCGTTCAAGATCGGAAAAAACCTGGCTGCGGCGTTAGGCATTCAGGCGACCTTTGTCCGGATGGACCATTCGCGTCGGTATGGTGATGTGCCGGATGCGCAGACCGGTATATTTCCCACGATGTCAATGACCGGAAGCGCTGATGTGGCCTATGGTTTCGACATCGGCCTGATGTATTCTCCAGGCGATGCTTTTTCGCTCGGTCTGGCGCTCAGGAGCAAGACGACCGCGGAGATCATCAACGGCACGGTGACGTATACCGGCGACATAGGGGAGCCGTCTTCGAACTCCGGTGGCGGCACAAGCTTCGCAACGACCCTGACGCTGCCTGAGAGGGTCCGTGCCGGATTCATGCTCCGCCCCCTGGATGCATTCCTGGTCACAGGAGATGTGGAGTATACGCGGTGGTCCGGGGTCAAGGGTGTGACCATCCGGCTCGGGTCACCGGTCTCCACCAGGCTGATCGATCAGTCTGGCTGGAAGGATGTGCTTGCGTACCGCGCAGGCGTGGAATTCACCATCGCGGACGTCACGTTGCGGGGTGGCCTTGGCGTCGAGCCTTCGCCGGTGCCCGATGCTGAATTGCGGCCTTCGTTGCCTGACGCGAGCGGTTTTCGTTATAGCGTCGGGGTCGGGTACGCCGTCGAGGACGGACTCGTTCTTGATCTCGGACTGCAGGTGGAGCGGTATGCGGACCGGACCATCACCGATTCGCACGTCCTGTATGGCACAGACAAGTATTTCAATGGTACCTATGCGATGTCGAGCACGATCTTCGCCCTCACACTCAGCTATTCCTGGAAATGA